A region from the Gemmatimonadota bacterium genome encodes:
- a CDS encoding SDR family oxidoreductase, whose translation MRILITGAAGFLGSHLCDRFLAEGHTVIGLDNFITGNPDNIAHLAGHDRFSFVRHNISNYTYVAGDLDGILHFASPASPIDYLEHPIATLKVGSLGTHNALGLAKAKGARFFLASTSEVYGDPLVHPQTESYWGNVNPIGPRGVYDEAKRFAEAMTMAYHRSHGVDTRIIRIFNTYGPRMRPNDGRVVSNFIVQALKGEPLTMYGDGQQTRSFCFVEDEVDGIYRLFMHGDAQPTNIGNPNEFTVRQLAEIVLEITGSKSQIASRPLPEDDPKVRQPDISRARRMLGWEPKIDLREGVRRTVEYFRSVVA comes from the coding sequence ATGAGGATCCTGATCACCGGGGCCGCGGGGTTCCTGGGCTCGCACCTCTGTGACCGGTTCCTGGCCGAAGGGCACACGGTGATCGGGTTGGACAACTTCATCACCGGAAACCCGGACAACATCGCGCACCTGGCCGGGCACGATCGGTTCTCGTTCGTCCGGCACAATATCTCGAACTACACGTACGTTGCTGGCGACCTGGATGGCATCCTGCATTTTGCCTCGCCCGCATCGCCGATCGACTACCTGGAGCATCCGATCGCGACGCTCAAGGTGGGGTCGCTGGGGACGCACAACGCGCTTGGGCTGGCGAAGGCCAAGGGGGCGCGTTTCTTCCTCGCGTCGACCTCCGAGGTCTACGGAGACCCGCTCGTGCACCCGCAGACGGAGTCCTATTGGGGCAACGTGAACCCGATCGGCCCGCGCGGGGTGTACGACGAGGCCAAGCGGTTCGCCGAGGCGATGACGATGGCGTACCATCGTTCGCACGGCGTCGACACGCGCATCATTCGCATCTTCAATACGTACGGGCCGCGCATGCGCCCGAACGATGGGCGCGTGGTGTCAAACTTCATCGTGCAGGCGCTCAAGGGCGAGCCGCTAACGATGTATGGAGACGGCCAGCAGACGCGGTCGTTCTGCTTCGTCGAGGACGAGGTCGATGGGATCTACCGGCTCTTCATGCACGGGGACGCGCAGCCCACGAACATCGGCAACCCGAACGAGTTCACCGTGCGGCAGCTGGCCGAGATCGTCCTGGAGATCACCGGATCAAAGAGCCAGATCGCCTCACGGCCGCTGCCGGAGGATGATCCCAAGGTCCGCCAGCCGGACATCTCGCGTGCGCGCCGTATGCTCGGGTGGGAGCCGAAGATCGACCTGCGCGAAGGGGTCCGTCGGACGGTCGAATACTTCCGGAGTGTCGTGGCCTGA
- a CDS encoding UDP-glucose/GDP-mannose dehydrogenase family protein, with product MHITVVGTGYVGLVVGACLAETGNDVICADVDERKIGMLLRNEIPIYEPGLEALVERNQKQGRLRFTTEVAAAIKTAEVIFIAVGTPPDEDGSADLRHVLNVADSIGKHMGREVVVVTKSTVPVGTAAKVQAAVAQHAKLPFHMCSNPEFLKEGAAVDDFLKPDRVVLGVDSDHARSVMAELYAPFVRTGKPIIFMDIASAEMTKYAANAMLATRISFMNEIANLCERVGADVDLVRKGIGSDNRIGPSFLFPGPGYGGSCFPKDVKALVRTAKEFGASLSVLDAVEDANERQKGRLYEKLSKAFGGPLKGARVAVWGLAFKPNTDDMREAPALVLIEQLLADGASVAVHDPAAMHEAKHKLGDRVTYAESNYAALDGADALVVVTDWNEYRHPDFQRIKATLRRPIVIDGRNLYSAAKMQGLGYTYDSIGRGRA from the coding sequence ATGCACATAACGGTGGTGGGAACGGGCTACGTCGGGCTGGTCGTGGGGGCCTGCCTGGCCGAGACTGGCAATGACGTGATCTGCGCGGATGTCGATGAGCGCAAGATCGGGATGCTCCTGCGCAACGAGATCCCCATTTACGAGCCCGGGCTGGAGGCGCTGGTCGAGCGCAACCAGAAACAGGGCCGGCTCCGGTTCACGACCGAGGTCGCGGCGGCGATCAAGACGGCCGAGGTGATCTTCATCGCGGTCGGAACACCCCCTGATGAGGATGGCTCGGCCGACCTGCGACATGTGCTGAACGTGGCCGACAGCATCGGCAAGCACATGGGCCGCGAGGTCGTGGTGGTCACCAAGTCGACCGTTCCGGTCGGGACGGCGGCGAAGGTGCAGGCCGCGGTGGCCCAGCATGCGAAGCTGCCGTTCCACATGTGCTCCAACCCCGAGTTCCTCAAGGAAGGGGCGGCGGTGGACGACTTCCTCAAGCCGGATCGCGTGGTGCTTGGCGTCGACTCCGACCATGCGCGTAGCGTGATGGCCGAGCTGTACGCGCCGTTCGTACGCACGGGGAAGCCGATCATCTTCATGGACATCGCGTCGGCGGAGATGACGAAGTACGCGGCGAATGCGATGCTCGCCACGCGCATCTCGTTCATGAACGAGATCGCGAACCTCTGCGAGCGGGTGGGCGCGGATGTGGACCTGGTGCGCAAGGGCATTGGTAGCGACAACCGGATCGGGCCTTCGTTCCTGTTTCCGGGCCCTGGGTACGGCGGGTCGTGCTTCCCGAAGGACGTGAAGGCCCTGGTGCGGACCGCGAAGGAGTTTGGCGCGAGCTTGTCGGTGTTGGACGCCGTCGAGGACGCCAACGAGCGTCAGAAGGGGCGGCTGTACGAAAAGTTGTCCAAGGCCTTTGGCGGACCGCTGAAGGGCGCGCGGGTGGCGGTCTGGGGACTGGCCTTCAAGCCCAACACGGATGACATGCGTGAGGCGCCGGCGCTCGTCCTCATCGAGCAGTTGCTGGCGGACGGGGCCTCGGTGGCCGTGCATGACCCTGCGGCGATGCACGAGGCAAAGCACAAGCTGGGCGACCGGGTGACCTACGCCGAGTCCAATTATGCGGCGCTGGATGGGGCCGACGCGCTGGTGGTCGTGACGGACTGGAACGAGTACCGCCACCCGGATTTCCAGCGCATCAAGGCGACGCTGCGTCGGCCGATCGTCATCGATGGGCGCAACCTGTACAGTGCCGCGAAGATGCAGGGGCTGGGCTACACGTACGACTCCATTGGACGGGGGCGCGCATGA
- a CDS encoding nucleotide sugar dehydrogenase, producing the protein MKDQLLAKIQDRSAVVGVVGLGYVGLPLAMEFAKAGFRVIGYDVSVPTVDRLMTGVSHIQDVPSEEVAAQVAAGRFTATAVEERLRECDAISIAVPTPLSKSRDPDMSFVEAASEAIARHARAGTLVVLESTTYPGTTREVLQPRIEDRGLVVGKDVFLAFSPERVDPGNPKFHTKNTPKVVGGVTRDCTEVTVALYRSCIDTVVPVDSAEVAELVKLLENTFRAVNIGLVNEMAIVCDKLGVNVWEVIDAAATKPFGFMKFTPGPGIGGHCIPLDPLYLAWKMRTLNYRTRFIDLASDINSEMPEYVVRKVARALNDDRKAVNGSRVLLLGVAYKKDVDDMRESPALEILRLLGERGAVVEYHDPWVPRFREHGAVHAGVDLSAERLRAADAVVVVTDHSKVDYQFVADHAGLIVDARNAMARTSPSRARVVPLSATTAL; encoded by the coding sequence ATGAAAGATCAACTGCTAGCGAAGATCCAGGACCGATCGGCGGTCGTGGGGGTGGTGGGGCTGGGGTACGTCGGCCTCCCCCTGGCGATGGAGTTCGCCAAGGCCGGGTTTCGGGTGATCGGCTACGACGTCTCTGTGCCCACGGTCGACCGGCTGATGACCGGGGTGTCGCACATCCAGGACGTTCCGTCGGAGGAGGTGGCCGCGCAGGTCGCCGCGGGGCGCTTCACGGCGACGGCGGTCGAGGAGCGCCTGCGCGAGTGCGACGCGATCAGCATCGCCGTGCCGACGCCCTTGTCGAAGAGTCGCGACCCGGACATGAGCTTCGTCGAGGCCGCGTCCGAGGCGATCGCCCGCCACGCCCGTGCCGGGACGCTGGTCGTCCTGGAGAGCACCACCTATCCAGGGACCACGCGCGAGGTGCTGCAACCGCGGATCGAAGATCGAGGGCTCGTCGTCGGCAAGGACGTCTTCCTGGCCTTCTCGCCGGAACGGGTGGATCCCGGCAACCCCAAGTTCCACACCAAGAACACCCCCAAAGTGGTCGGTGGCGTGACCCGGGATTGCACGGAGGTCACCGTGGCCCTCTATCGGTCTTGCATCGACACGGTTGTGCCGGTGGACAGCGCCGAGGTCGCCGAGTTGGTCAAGCTGCTGGAGAACACCTTCCGCGCAGTGAACATCGGGCTGGTCAACGAGATGGCGATTGTCTGCGACAAGCTGGGCGTGAATGTGTGGGAGGTCATCGACGCGGCCGCGACCAAGCCCTTCGGCTTCATGAAGTTCACGCCGGGGCCTGGAATCGGCGGGCACTGCATCCCGCTCGACCCGCTGTACCTCGCGTGGAAGATGCGGACCCTGAACTACCGCACCCGGTTCATCGACCTCGCAAGCGACATCAATTCGGAGATGCCCGAGTATGTCGTGCGGAAGGTCGCTCGGGCGCTGAACGATGACCGCAAGGCGGTGAACGGCTCGCGGGTCCTCCTGCTGGGAGTGGCCTACAAGAAGGACGTGGACGACATGCGCGAGAGCCCGGCCCTGGAGATCCTGAGGCTGCTCGGGGAGCGCGGGGCCGTGGTCGAGTACCACGATCCCTGGGTGCCCCGGTTCCGAGAGCATGGGGCCGTGCACGCCGGGGTGGATCTCAGCGCCGAGCGCCTCCGGGCGGCGGACGCCGTGGTCGTCGTGACCGACCACTCGAAGGTGGATTACCAGTTTGTTGCCGATCATGCGGGCCTGATCGTCGATGCGAGGAACGCCATGGCACGGACTTCGCCCTCCCGGGCGAGGGTCGTGCCGTTGTCGGCAACGACCGCCCTCTAG
- a CDS encoding DegT/DnrJ/EryC1/StrS family aminotransferase: protein MPVPLLDLKAQHATIRDEMIAAVTRVIDDQLFILGEPVERLERMVAEMSHTRHAIGCANGTDAILLALRALDIGRGDEVITTPFTFFATAGTIHNVGATPVFVDIEPRSFNIAPAAAAAAVTPRTRAVIPVDLFGQMAPIEAVRGLLPNLPMIEDAAQTIGASRMIDGRKVMAGEGATIGTFSFFPSKNLGGYGDGGMMVTQDDALATRLRRLRVHGGARTYYHDEVGFNSRLDALQAAVLAAKLPHLSHWSAGRRANAAYYTSNLADIPEITTPWVDPANESIFNQYTIRVSRRDELQAYLKERGIGSSIYYPLPLHLQPCFAYLGYREGQCPESERAAREVLSLPIFPELTSAQLDEVVGTVRAFFGR from the coding sequence ATGCCCGTCCCGCTGCTCGACCTCAAGGCTCAACACGCCACCATTCGCGACGAGATGATCGCGGCCGTGACGCGCGTGATCGATGACCAGCTGTTTATCCTCGGCGAACCGGTCGAGCGGCTGGAACGGATGGTGGCCGAGATGTCGCACACGCGGCACGCGATCGGTTGTGCGAATGGTACCGATGCTATCCTGCTCGCGCTGCGCGCCCTGGACATCGGGCGTGGGGACGAGGTCATCACCACGCCGTTCACCTTCTTTGCCACGGCGGGGACGATCCACAACGTGGGGGCAACGCCGGTGTTCGTCGACATCGAACCCCGCTCGTTCAACATCGCCCCGGCAGCGGCCGCCGCTGCGGTGACCCCACGCACGCGGGCTGTGATCCCCGTGGACCTCTTTGGCCAGATGGCGCCGATCGAGGCCGTGCGCGGACTGTTGCCGAACCTTCCCATGATCGAGGACGCCGCGCAGACGATTGGCGCGTCGCGGATGATCGACGGTCGCAAGGTCATGGCCGGGGAAGGGGCGACGATCGGGACGTTTTCGTTTTTTCCGTCCAAGAACCTGGGCGGTTATGGCGACGGGGGCATGATGGTCACCCAGGATGATGCCCTCGCGACACGCCTCCGCCGCCTGCGGGTGCACGGTGGGGCGCGCACATACTACCACGACGAGGTCGGATTCAACTCCCGGCTCGACGCCCTACAGGCGGCCGTGCTCGCCGCCAAACTGCCCCATCTGTCCCATTGGAGCGCCGGGCGGAGGGCCAATGCGGCTTACTACACGTCCAACCTCGCTGACATTCCGGAAATCACGACCCCTTGGGTCGACCCCGCCAACGAATCGATCTTTAACCAGTACACGATCCGGGTGTCCCGGCGGGACGAGTTGCAGGCCTACCTCAAGGAGCGCGGGATCGGGTCCTCGATCTACTACCCGCTCCCCTTGCACCTGCAGCCGTGCTTCGCCTACCTCGGGTACCGCGAGGGGCAGTGCCCGGAGTCCGAGCGGGCGGCGCGAGAGGTACTGTCGCTCCCGATCTTCCCGGAATTGACCTCCGCCCAGCTGGACGAAGTCGTCGGCACGGTTCGTGCCTTTTTCGGGCGTTGA
- a CDS encoding Gfo/Idh/MocA family oxidoreductase, giving the protein MNRYRIGVVGCGRISRNHFDAIAKIEGFELTAVCDVVEERAQEAATRLGVPAFTSLARMLEVAPLDVVAVCTPSGLHPDHGVEVARAGKHVVCEKPMAISLTTADELVHACDRAGVQLFVVKQNRLNPPIQVLKRAIDKGRFGRIYMANTTVRWTRPQEYYDQAPWRGTWEFDGGAFMNQASHYVDLIQWLVGPVESVMAKTATLARRIETEDSGIAVLKFRNGALGVIEVTMLTYPKNLEGSITIMGETGTVKIAGTAVNKVETWQFADYDDDDKAIESTSYTPPSVYGHGHEGYYRNVLAVLRGEAQPDTDGRAGRKSLELILGIYESAKTGREVPLPLRATV; this is encoded by the coding sequence ATGAACCGGTACCGGATCGGGGTGGTCGGGTGTGGGCGCATCAGCCGCAATCACTTCGATGCCATCGCCAAGATCGAGGGTTTCGAACTAACGGCGGTGTGCGACGTGGTCGAGGAGCGAGCGCAGGAGGCCGCCACCCGCCTGGGAGTCCCGGCGTTCACATCGCTGGCCAGGATGCTCGAGGTGGCGCCGCTCGACGTGGTCGCGGTCTGCACGCCGTCCGGCCTGCACCCGGACCATGGGGTCGAGGTCGCCCGGGCCGGCAAGCACGTGGTATGCGAGAAGCCGATGGCGATCTCGCTGACCACGGCGGATGAACTCGTGCACGCGTGCGACCGTGCGGGGGTCCAGCTGTTCGTGGTCAAGCAGAACCGGCTCAACCCACCAATCCAGGTTCTCAAGCGTGCGATCGACAAGGGACGTTTTGGTCGCATCTACATGGCGAACACGACAGTGCGATGGACGCGTCCGCAGGAGTACTACGACCAGGCGCCGTGGCGCGGCACGTGGGAGTTCGACGGCGGGGCGTTCATGAACCAGGCCTCGCACTACGTCGACCTCATCCAGTGGCTCGTCGGGCCGGTGGAGTCGGTGATGGCCAAGACCGCCACCCTGGCGCGTCGCATCGAGACCGAGGATTCCGGGATCGCGGTCCTGAAGTTCCGGAACGGCGCGCTGGGCGTGATCGAGGTGACAATGTTGACCTACCCGAAGAACCTCGAGGGTTCGATCACGATCATGGGCGAGACCGGCACCGTGAAGATTGCCGGCACAGCCGTCAACAAGGTCGAGACCTGGCAGTTCGCCGATTACGACGACGATGACAAGGCGATCGAGAGCACGAGTTACACCCCGCCGTCGGTCTATGGCCACGGCCATGAGGGGTACTATCGCAACGTGCTGGCGGTGCTCCGTGGGGAGGCCCAGCCCGACACCGACGGACGTGCCGGCCGCAAATCGCTTGAACTCATTCTCGGGATTTACGAGTCCGCCAAGACCGGACGCGAAGTCCCCCTGCCGCTACGGGCGACGGTGTAA
- a CDS encoding N-acetyltransferase has translation MTATFIHPSAFVDEGAEVGDGTRIWHFCHVNPGAVIGAGCSLGQNVVVMPRVRIGNNVKIQNNVSVYEGVELEDDVFCGPSMVFTNVVNPRAHVSRKHEYRPTVVRRGASIGANATIVSGVELGRYAFVGAGAVVTRDVPAYALVIGVPARQVGWACHCGERLPAPVSGADAPSRILTCGTCESRYRLDGQRLTPEGER, from the coding sequence ATGACGGCGACGTTCATTCATCCCTCGGCGTTCGTCGATGAGGGCGCGGAGGTCGGGGACGGGACGCGCATCTGGCACTTCTGCCACGTGAATCCCGGTGCGGTGATCGGGGCAGGGTGCAGCCTCGGGCAGAACGTGGTGGTGATGCCGCGGGTGCGCATCGGCAACAACGTGAAGATCCAGAACAACGTCTCCGTCTACGAGGGGGTGGAGCTCGAGGATGACGTGTTTTGCGGGCCGTCCATGGTGTTTACCAACGTGGTGAACCCGCGCGCCCATGTGTCGCGCAAGCATGAGTATCGCCCGACGGTCGTCCGTCGGGGCGCCAGCATCGGGGCGAACGCAACAATCGTGTCCGGCGTGGAGTTGGGGCGGTATGCATTCGTTGGGGCAGGCGCGGTGGTCACGCGAGACGTGCCGGCGTACGCGCTGGTGATCGGTGTGCCGGCGCGCCAGGTGGGGTGGGCGTGCCACTGTGGGGAGCGCTTGCCGGCGCCCGTGTCGGGTGCCGACGCGCCGTCGCGCATCCTGACCTGTGGCACGTGTGAGTCGCGGTATCGGCTGGACGGACAGCGGTTGACCCCGGAGGGAGAGCGATGA
- a CDS encoding GDP-mannose 4,6-dehydratase, producing MPCALITGVTGQDGWYLANQLLDAGWEVHGIARRPREVPPGTVLHLADVTDARAVQVVVSHTSPRAIFHLAAESFVAGAEAPERVVEAHRRAAAVVLEAWQHHAPSARFVLASSSEVFGGAAASPQDASTPLCPVTPYGRGKAEALDQLRELRSRTGGHLSAAILYNHESERRDPRFLGRKVSLGVAAIAAGRASELTLGDLEAQRDWGYAPEYMAALVRMATMESPGDYVIGTGVAHSVRQFCEHAFAAAGLDYRAYVRSDEGLRRAADPRCLLADPAEAARALGWRATTSFPEMVARLVRADLAYVRGG from the coding sequence ATGCCCTGCGCCCTGATCACCGGCGTCACCGGGCAGGACGGGTGGTACCTCGCCAACCAACTCCTTGATGCCGGGTGGGAGGTGCACGGGATTGCCCGTCGGCCGCGTGAGGTGCCGCCCGGGACCGTGCTGCACCTCGCCGATGTGACCGACGCGCGGGCGGTGCAGGTCGTGGTGTCGCACACGTCCCCCCGGGCCATCTTCCACCTTGCCGCCGAGTCCTTCGTCGCGGGCGCCGAGGCGCCCGAACGGGTCGTCGAGGCGCATCGTCGTGCCGCCGCGGTCGTGCTCGAAGCCTGGCAACATCACGCGCCGAGCGCCCGGTTCGTGTTGGCGAGTTCGAGCGAGGTCTTCGGTGGCGCAGCGGCGTCGCCGCAGGACGCGTCCACACCCCTCTGTCCGGTCACCCCGTATGGCCGCGGGAAAGCGGAGGCGCTCGACCAACTGCGCGAGCTTCGGTCGCGGACGGGGGGACACCTCTCGGCGGCGATTCTGTACAACCACGAGAGCGAGCGACGAGACCCGCGATTTCTGGGGCGAAAGGTGTCTCTGGGGGTCGCCGCGATTGCAGCAGGAAGGGCCAGCGAGTTGACCCTCGGCGACCTGGAGGCGCAACGCGACTGGGGATATGCCCCGGAGTACATGGCCGCCCTCGTCCGTATGGCGACGATGGAGTCGCCCGGTGACTACGTAATCGGCACTGGCGTCGCTCACAGCGTGCGCCAGTTCTGCGAGCACGCGTTTGCTGCGGCAGGCCTCGACTACCGGGCCTATGTACGGAGCGACGAGGGTCTACGTCGCGCGGCGGACCCCCGGTGCCTCCTGGCCGACCCAGCGGAGGCGGCTCGCGCGCTGGGATGGCGCGCGACCACGTCCTTCCCAGAGATGGTGGCGCGCCTGGTTCGAGCGGACCTCGCGTACGTGCGCGGGGGGTGA
- a CDS encoding 50S ribosomal protein L28: MQINRSRCYTCGKGVTYGNNVSHANNKVRRTWRPNLQVVRIESAGKIIKVKVCTRCLAAGKVKRAPRAARVA, translated from the coding sequence ATGCAGATCAATCGCAGCCGCTGCTATACCTGCGGCAAGGGCGTGACGTACGGCAACAACGTCTCGCACGCCAACAACAAGGTCCGCCGCACCTGGAGGCCCAACCTCCAGGTCGTGCGCATCGAGTCCGCTGGCAAGATCATCAAGGTGAAGGTGTGTACTCGCTGCCTGGCCGCTGGCAAGGTCAAGCGTGCACCGCGGGCCGCACGCGTGGCGTGA
- the rplQ gene encoding 50S ribosomal protein L17: MRHRKAGRALRRTSEQKTALMRGLASSLIEHGAIETTEAKAKELRPFVEKLITKAKSGTLHDRRLAGRHIHKRETADKLFQEIGPKYLKRNGGYTRILKTGHRKGDGAEMARIELVEG; this comes from the coding sequence ATGCGTCACCGCAAAGCCGGGCGAGCCCTCCGGCGCACCTCGGAGCAGAAGACCGCCCTGATGCGCGGCCTCGCCTCCTCGCTGATTGAACACGGCGCCATCGAGACCACCGAGGCCAAGGCCAAGGAACTGCGCCCGTTTGTCGAGAAGCTCATCACCAAGGCCAAGTCTGGCACGCTGCACGATCGTCGCCTGGCTGGGCGTCACATTCACAAGCGCGAGACCGCGGACAAGCTCTTTCAGGAGATTGGCCCGAAGTACCTCAAGCGCAACGGCGGCTACACGCGCATCCTCAAGACCGGGCACCGCAAGGGTGACGGCGCTGAGATGGCGCGTATCGAGCTCGTGGAAGGGTAA
- a CDS encoding DNA-directed RNA polymerase subunit alpha → MAQAIDIKGLVRPHLVEVHRRDDNPNMAEFILQPLERGYGHTLGNAMRRMLLSSLRGAAVWGFRIDGVVHEHQTIQGVVEDVHQIIANLKTLVLAMADDVEEGVLRISKSSAGAVTAGDAHETGGIRVVNAAHHILTLQDRRDISIELYVRKGRGYVESDGHAVDRGLPIDLVRIDSIYNPVRRANFTVAETRVGQRTDYDRLTLTVETNGTISPEEAVSYAAALAQSHFQYFVSFGSHTSAPLSLGGGEAGSDGARLAALFKQPIDELELSVRSVNSLKNSSIRSMGDLVRQTENQILQVKNFGKKSLQEIADLLEKEGLNFGMRYEEGGDGVRIIDWGTAPSHAAANAPDDEEEP, encoded by the coding sequence ATGGCTCAAGCGATCGATATCAAGGGGCTCGTCCGACCGCACCTCGTGGAGGTGCATCGGCGCGACGACAACCCCAACATGGCCGAGTTCATCCTGCAGCCGCTCGAGCGGGGGTATGGTCACACCCTCGGGAACGCGATGCGCCGGATGCTCCTGTCGTCCCTCCGCGGCGCCGCCGTCTGGGGCTTCCGCATCGACGGCGTCGTACACGAGCACCAGACGATCCAGGGGGTCGTCGAGGACGTGCACCAGATCATCGCCAACCTCAAGACCCTCGTCCTGGCCATGGCCGACGATGTCGAGGAAGGCGTGCTCCGCATCTCCAAGTCGAGCGCCGGTGCCGTCACGGCCGGCGATGCGCACGAGACGGGCGGCATTCGCGTCGTGAATGCCGCGCACCACATCCTCACCCTGCAGGATCGCCGCGACATCAGCATTGAGCTGTACGTCCGCAAGGGGCGCGGCTACGTCGAATCGGATGGCCACGCGGTGGATCGTGGTCTCCCCATCGACCTCGTGCGCATCGATTCGATCTACAACCCGGTCCGCCGCGCCAACTTCACCGTCGCGGAGACCCGCGTCGGACAGCGCACCGACTACGATCGACTCACCTTGACCGTCGAGACCAACGGCACGATCTCGCCGGAGGAAGCGGTGTCCTACGCCGCAGCCCTCGCGCAGTCTCACTTCCAGTACTTTGTCTCGTTCGGCAGCCATACCTCGGCCCCGCTGTCCTTGGGCGGTGGTGAGGCTGGAAGCGATGGCGCACGACTCGCCGCGCTGTTCAAGCAACCGATCGACGAACTCGAGTTGTCCGTGCGTTCGGTCAACTCCCTCAAGAACTCGAGCATCCGCAGCATGGGCGACCTGGTGCGGCAGACCGAGAACCAGATCCTGCAGGTCAAGAACTTCGGCAAGAAGTCGCTCCAGGAGATTGCCGATCTCCTGGAGAAGGAAGGCCTGAACTTCGGCATGCGATACGAAGAAGGCGGGGACGGCGTGCGCATTATCGATTGGGGCACCGCCCCAAGTCACGCGGCCGCCAACGCCCCTGACGACGAAGAGGAGCCCTAA
- the rpsD gene encoding 30S ribosomal protein S4: MRYTGPSCRQCRREGTKLFLKGTKCFTEKCPVERRPYAPGQHGQAQARRRKASEYSKQLREKQKIKRIYGVSEQQFRNTFEKVAKLPGITGHNLLAALESRLDNMVYRMGFASSRKAARQLIRHGHIEINGKSVDIPSYAVVPGEEIKVRGKSRENVWVKESMEHSARGSSPSWLAVDRDSYSGRMLERPTRPNIAIAAQEQLVVELYSK, from the coding sequence ATGCGTTACACCGGACCCAGCTGCCGTCAGTGCCGCCGCGAAGGCACCAAGTTGTTCCTCAAGGGCACCAAATGTTTCACCGAGAAGTGCCCGGTCGAGCGCCGGCCCTACGCCCCCGGCCAGCATGGCCAGGCGCAGGCGCGCCGCCGCAAGGCCTCTGAGTACTCCAAGCAGCTCCGTGAGAAGCAGAAGATCAAGCGCATTTACGGGGTCAGCGAACAGCAGTTCCGTAACACGTTCGAGAAGGTGGCGAAACTGCCAGGCATTACCGGGCACAACCTGCTCGCCGCACTGGAAAGCCGTCTCGACAACATGGTGTATCGCATGGGCTTCGCCTCGAGCCGCAAGGCGGCCCGGCAGCTCATTCGGCATGGGCATATCGAGATCAACGGGAAGTCCGTGGATATTCCGAGTTATGCCGTGGTCCCTGGCGAGGAGATCAAGGTGCGCGGGAAGTCGCGCGAGAACGTGTGGGTGAAGGAGTCGATGGAGCACTCCGCGCGTGGCAGCTCGCCGTCGTGGTTGGCGGTGGACCGGGATTCGTACAGCGGTCGCATGCTCGAGCGCCCGACGCGCCCGAACATCGCCATCGCGGCCCAGGAGCAGCTGGTCGTCGAGTTGTATTCGAAGTAA
- the rpsK gene encoding 30S ribosomal protein S11 — translation MATGKKTKRVVEAEGIAHVNATFNNTLVTITDVHGNAISWGTSGKAGFKGSKKSTPFAATVAAEQCAREALSAGVRRVHVRVQGPGSGRESAVQALAAAGLQVKSIKDVTPIPHNGCRPPKRRRV, via the coding sequence ATGGCCACGGGAAAGAAGACCAAGCGCGTCGTGGAGGCGGAAGGAATCGCCCACGTCAACGCCACGTTCAACAATACGCTTGTCACGATCACCGACGTGCATGGCAATGCCATCTCGTGGGGGACCTCGGGCAAGGCCGGGTTCAAGGGCTCCAAGAAGTCGACGCCGTTCGCGGCGACGGTCGCCGCCGAGCAGTGCGCCCGCGAGGCCCTGTCAGCCGGTGTGCGCCGCGTGCACGTTCGTGTGCAGGGGCCCGGCTCGGGCCGTGAGTCGGCCGTGCAGGCGCTCGCGGCCGCCGGCCTCCAGGTCAAGTCGATCAAGGACGTGACCCCGATTCCGCACAACGGCTGCCGTCCCCCCAAGCGTCGGAGGGTCTAA
- the rpsM gene encoding 30S ribosomal protein S13, translating into MARISGVDLPREKRVEIGLTYIFGIGRTTAQRICERAGVSPDLRVRDLTEADVNKLRQAIEKDHRVEGALRTEIAMNIKRLMDIGSYRGIRHRRGLPVRGQRTHTNARTKKGPRRAIAGKKKVTK; encoded by the coding sequence ATGGCACGCATTTCAGGGGTAGACCTTCCGCGCGAGAAGCGCGTCGAGATCGGGTTGACGTACATCTTCGGGATCGGCCGGACGACGGCGCAGCGCATCTGCGAGCGGGCGGGGGTGAGCCCGGACCTTCGTGTGCGCGACCTGACGGAGGCCGACGTCAACAAGCTGCGTCAGGCAATCGAGAAGGATCATCGCGTGGAGGGTGCCCTGCGCACCGAGATCGCGATGAACATCAAGCGACTGATGGATATCGGGTCCTATCGCGGGATCCGTCATCGTCGCGGGCTTCCTGTGCGCGGTCAGCGCACCCACACCAACGCGCGCACGAAGAAGGGTCCGCGTCGCGCCATCGCCGGCAAGAAGAAGGTGACGAAGTAG
- the rpmJ gene encoding 50S ribosomal protein L36: MKVRTSVKPICEHCQVVKRAGVTRIICKRNPKHKQRQG, encoded by the coding sequence GTGAAAGTTCGAACGAGCGTGAAGCCCATTTGCGAGCATTGTCAGGTCGTCAAGCGTGCCGGGGTGACGCGCATTATTTGCAAGCGCAACCCTAAGCACAAGCAGCGGCAGGGCTGA